In one window of candidate division KSB1 bacterium DNA:
- a CDS encoding HAMP domain-containing histidine kinase: protein TKKSGMGLGLAIVKRIIEEHGGSISIESIEGKGTTFEIELPVKNEKSLGH, encoded by the coding sequence CCACCAAGAAAAGCGGCATGGGATTGGGGTTGGCGATTGTGAAAAGAATCATCGAAGAGCACGGGGGCAGCATTTCCATTGAAAGTATCGAAGGGAAGGGGACTACTTTTGAAATTGAGCTTCCAGTAAAAAATGAAAAGTCATTGGGTCATTAG